The proteins below come from a single Oscillospiraceae bacterium genomic window:
- a CDS encoding DUF4368 domain-containing protein gives MFRLPIRLRNPRIERRRMQGKTTAKPTEKMGITALYCRLSRDDGTEGDSNSIANQKKLIAKYAKEHGFTNTRFHVDDGYTGTNFNRPDFQRMLADMGYISTVIVKDSSRFGRNYLEVGQYTDYYFPENNIRFIAINDCIDSENGEDELAPFRNVMNEMKARDISRKVRSAHKIRGNAGEPLSQPPYGYMKAPNNKKRWIIDTEAAEVVRRVYRLCIEGKGNETIARTLQEDKVLVPMAYWQSKGLPRGGKKTQADPYKWCKTTIAKMLSQQEYCDDIINFKSTSKSFRNKTRVENPKENWAIFKDVHEPIIDRDTWVQVQKLVEKTKCRPPKDKNQKKSIFTSFLYCGDCGHKLWFNFNQKNPSIRFFSCSNYKGMRGTCENTHYIREDALEQIVLMELRMLADFLESAEEALAELFEKKTNKDMHRERTAAEGALATARARSQKLLGLFEKLYEDNVEGKVTDEWFMRLSQKYENEQEELKRQTLELKEKLDSIDRMQTAKDDFLRTIRKFMEMRTLTPVILRELIEKIEVFPVEGTGKDRTQRVIIHYRFVGTLDIPGIIHRPPYILDSRKGVAIEYLSNAV, from the coding sequence ATGTTTCGGCTGCCGATCCGATTGAGAAATCCTCGGATAGAAAGGAGAAGAATGCAGGGAAAAACGACAGCGAAACCAACTGAGAAAATGGGGATCACGGCACTCTATTGCCGACTCTCCCGTGATGATGGCACAGAGGGGGACAGCAACTCCATTGCCAATCAGAAAAAGCTCATCGCGAAGTACGCAAAGGAGCACGGCTTTACTAACACAAGGTTCCATGTGGACGACGGATACACGGGCACAAACTTCAACCGTCCCGACTTCCAAAGGATGCTTGCGGATATGGGATATATCTCAACCGTCATCGTCAAGGACTCATCCCGCTTCGGACGAAACTACCTTGAAGTAGGTCAGTACACCGACTATTACTTCCCCGAAAACAACATCCGTTTCATTGCTATCAACGACTGTATCGACAGTGAGAACGGAGAGGACGAGTTAGCACCCTTCCGTAACGTAATGAACGAGATGAAGGCAAGGGATATTTCAAGAAAGGTTCGTTCCGCACACAAAATTCGCGGCAACGCAGGCGAGCCGTTATCTCAACCGCCATACGGGTATATGAAAGCTCCCAACAACAAAAAGAGATGGATCATAGACACGGAGGCAGCAGAGGTAGTTAGACGCGTGTACCGATTGTGTATCGAGGGCAAGGGCAACGAAACCATTGCGAGAACCCTTCAAGAGGACAAGGTGTTAGTGCCAATGGCGTATTGGCAAAGCAAAGGACTTCCGAGAGGCGGTAAGAAAACACAAGCCGATCCGTATAAGTGGTGTAAGACTACGATTGCCAAGATGCTCTCACAACAAGAATACTGTGATGACATCATCAACTTCAAGAGCACGTCAAAGTCTTTCAGAAACAAAACAAGAGTTGAGAACCCAAAAGAAAATTGGGCGATCTTCAAGGACGTTCACGAGCCGATCATTGACCGTGACACGTGGGTGCAGGTACAGAAGCTTGTGGAAAAGACCAAGTGCAGACCTCCCAAGGATAAGAACCAAAAGAAAAGCATTTTCACGAGCTTTCTTTACTGCGGAGATTGCGGGCATAAGCTTTGGTTCAACTTCAATCAGAAGAACCCAAGCATTCGTTTCTTTAGTTGCTCAAACTACAAGGGAATGAGAGGCACTTGCGAGAATACCCATTATATCCGTGAGGATGCTTTGGAGCAGATCGTACTGATGGAGCTGCGAATGCTTGCAGACTTTCTTGAAAGCGCAGAGGAAGCCTTGGCAGAGCTTTTTGAGAAAAAGACCAACAAGGATATGCATCGAGAGAGAACGGCTGCGGAAGGGGCTTTAGCAACGGCGAGAGCACGAAGTCAAAAGCTTCTCGGACTCTTTGAAAAGCTTTATGAGGATAACGTGGAGGGCAAGGTGACGGATGAATGGTTTATGCGGCTATCTCAGAAGTACGAGAATGAGCAAGAGGAATTGAAGCGGCAGACACTTGAACTGAAAGAAAAGCTCGATAGCATCGACAGAATGCAGACGGCAAAGGATGACTTTCTCAGAACTATCCGCAAGTTTATGGAGATGCGAACCTTAACACCCGTTATTCTTCGAGAGCTGATCGAAAAGATTGAGGTGTTTCCCGTTGAGGGAACGGGCAAGGATAGAACGCAAAGAGTTATCATCCATTACCGCTTTGTTGGCACGCTTGACATCCCCGGCATCATACACAGACCGCCATATATCCTTGACTCGCGCAAGGGCGTAGCCATCGAATACTTATCTAATGCGGTATAA
- a CDS encoding ParB/RepB/Spo0J family partition protein, with product MKAQGVLTPIVVRPMENGEYEIVSGHRRVFACNKLGIFEVPAVVRELTREEAIVVMADSNLHRDGLLPSEKAFAYKMKLDAIKRQGERTDLTSDHRGQKSLTSVERIALESDESKSQVQRYIALTNLIPEFLQMVDEGKMALTPAVEISRLPIETQKMLHRECELCDCTPSYSQTVRMRKINEVRELTWHDLAEIMSEEKANQKEKVTLFMDDLKKYYPRSATPKDIAADIMKMLESRYKARRNRDSR from the coding sequence ATCAAGGCACAAGGAGTCCTCACACCAATCGTCGTGCGACCGATGGAGAACGGCGAGTACGAAATCGTGTCAGGACACCGCCGAGTTTTTGCTTGCAACAAGCTCGGAATTTTTGAAGTGCCTGCCGTAGTGAGAGAGCTTACAAGAGAAGAAGCAATCGTCGTGATGGCTGACTCAAATCTTCACCGTGACGGTCTGCTGCCGAGCGAGAAAGCTTTCGCCTACAAGATGAAGCTCGATGCCATCAAAAGACAAGGCGAACGCACCGATCTAACTTCTGACCATCGTGGTCAAAAGTCGCTCACATCGGTGGAGCGAATTGCCCTTGAAAGCGACGAGAGCAAGTCGCAAGTGCAGAGGTATATCGCACTCACAAATCTCATTCCCGAATTTCTGCAAATGGTGGACGAGGGCAAGATGGCTTTGACTCCCGCCGTGGAGATCTCACGGCTACCAATTGAAACGCAGAAGATGCTCCACCGAGAGTGTGAGCTTTGCGATTGCACACCGTCTTATTCACAGACGGTTCGTATGAGAAAGATCAACGAGGTACGAGAGCTAACGTGGCACGATCTTGCCGAGATTATGAGCGAGGAAAAAGCCAACCAAAAGGAGAAGGTCACGCTCTTTATGGACGACCTCAAAAAGTATTATCCAAGAAGCGCAACACCCAAGGACATAGCCGCCGACATAATGAAAATGCTCGAGAGCCGCTACAAGGCAAGGAGGAACAGAGATTCCCGCTAA